The Mycobacterium paragordonae genome includes a region encoding these proteins:
- a CDS encoding class I SAM-dependent methyltransferase, which translates to MSRCRGCGDTELTRVLDLGNAPAAEQFPLISDPLTPAETMHPLAMDLCGCCGLAQLAGDVAFDAEEQQSVEPRAMRDQAADAVRRVADGGWLRGNTVREFGSPHGGTWLPLLAERGYREAEIADVVLDTFGLMHDPDQRAAFELRAKTTAADGVLLVQIPSLMAMVSQGQWNLLRHSHFGYHSLTALTNLLGAVGMSIATVWEFDLLGGTYLAAAVHGQVQRDERADEILKAERHFGVTKPYVLRRMQQAVDVHVAQLRQWLETQAAQQHSVYAYCAGSRVPGLFSVAGIDRRLIRGIADASPDKHGRRVPGTDIEIISPEQLVAADPDRVLLTLPYLYDEVRRTYPQLDGRWWVDHGTSVTQGPA; encoded by the coding sequence GTGAGCCGCTGTCGAGGCTGCGGCGACACCGAGCTGACCCGGGTTCTCGATCTGGGCAACGCGCCTGCCGCCGAGCAGTTTCCGCTGATCTCCGACCCGCTCACCCCGGCCGAGACGATGCACCCGCTGGCCATGGACCTGTGCGGCTGCTGCGGCCTTGCCCAACTGGCCGGAGACGTTGCCTTCGACGCCGAGGAGCAACAGAGTGTAGAGCCGCGGGCTATGCGGGACCAGGCCGCCGACGCGGTGCGACGGGTCGCAGACGGTGGTTGGCTGCGCGGCAACACGGTTCGTGAGTTCGGCAGTCCGCACGGCGGAACCTGGTTGCCGTTGCTCGCCGAGCGGGGTTATCGCGAGGCCGAGATCGCCGACGTGGTGCTCGACACGTTCGGTCTCATGCACGATCCCGACCAACGTGCCGCGTTCGAACTCCGGGCGAAGACCACCGCCGCCGACGGGGTTCTGCTGGTGCAGATCCCGTCGCTGATGGCGATGGTGAGCCAAGGGCAGTGGAACCTGCTGCGGCACAGTCACTTCGGCTACCACTCGCTGACCGCGCTGACGAATCTGCTGGGGGCGGTGGGGATGAGCATCGCCACCGTGTGGGAGTTCGATCTACTGGGCGGGACGTATCTGGCCGCGGCGGTGCATGGCCAGGTTCAGCGAGATGAGCGCGCCGACGAGATCTTGAAGGCCGAGCGGCACTTCGGTGTGACGAAGCCGTACGTGCTGCGCAGGATGCAGCAGGCGGTCGACGTTCACGTCGCACAGCTGCGTCAGTGGCTGGAAACGCAGGCCGCCCAACAACACTCGGTGTATGCCTACTGCGCCGGATCCCGGGTGCCCGGATTGTTCAGCGTCGCCGGGATAGACCGGCGTCTGATCAGGGGCATCGCCGACGCCTCGCCCGACAAGCATGGGCGCCGGGTCCCGGGCACCGACATCGAGATCATCTCCCCCGAGCAGCTCGTCGCTGCCGATCCCGATCGGGTCTTGTTGACGTTGCCGTACCTCTACGACGAAGTCCGGCGGACGTACCCGCAGCTGGACGGCCGCTGGTGGGTGGACCATGGCACTTCGGTCACGCAAGGTCCGGCGTGA
- a CDS encoding class I SAM-dependent methyltransferase translates to MKCRLCDSPRMLSVLDLGATPPCEKILSPEELDLPEPTYPLHLRLCEDCLLLQIPALITPEETFTEYAYYSSYSDSWVQHAETFVDQATERLGLGPDSFVVEVASNDGYLLQHAVARGIPCLGIEPSLNVGAAATKRGVPTVSEFLNPALARRVRAQHGSANLVVANNVYAHIPDLRGFTQSLRGLLADDGWLSIEVHHALNLVCLGQFDTIYHEHFQYYTVFSAQNALASAGLAVVDVELLPTHGGSIRVWARPIQVAGPPTERVNKILRIEEDAGLHRPEGYLQLRQRTEEIRHDLLRFLLQCRAEGKRVVGYGAPGKGNTLLNYCGIRTDLLEYTVDRNPYKHGHFTPGTRIPIHDPAMIAKDRPDVVLVLPWNLETELTEQLSYVTEWGGQIVYPLPDLHLATNVKSRSAAVG, encoded by the coding sequence ATGAAGTGCCGCCTCTGCGACTCACCGCGCATGCTCAGCGTGCTGGACCTGGGTGCGACGCCGCCGTGCGAAAAGATCCTCTCCCCAGAGGAACTCGACCTGCCCGAGCCCACCTACCCGCTGCACCTGCGGTTGTGCGAGGACTGCCTGCTGCTGCAGATTCCCGCGCTGATCACCCCCGAGGAAACCTTCACCGAATACGCGTATTACTCCTCGTATTCCGACAGCTGGGTTCAGCACGCCGAGACCTTCGTCGATCAGGCCACCGAGCGTCTCGGGCTGGGACCCGATTCGTTCGTGGTCGAAGTCGCCAGCAACGACGGCTATCTGCTGCAGCATGCGGTCGCGCGGGGCATCCCCTGCCTGGGCATCGAGCCTTCGCTGAACGTCGGAGCGGCCGCCACGAAACGCGGCGTGCCGACCGTGTCCGAGTTCCTCAACCCGGCACTGGCCCGCCGGGTCCGTGCCCAGCACGGTTCGGCAAACCTGGTGGTGGCCAACAACGTCTACGCGCATATCCCCGACCTGCGTGGCTTCACCCAGTCGCTGCGCGGACTGCTCGCCGACGACGGGTGGCTGAGCATTGAAGTGCACCATGCGCTGAACCTGGTGTGCCTCGGCCAGTTCGACACGATCTATCACGAGCACTTCCAGTACTACACCGTGTTCTCGGCGCAGAACGCGCTCGCCAGCGCCGGCCTGGCCGTCGTCGACGTCGAACTGCTGCCCACCCACGGCGGGTCGATCCGGGTGTGGGCCCGGCCGATCCAGGTCGCCGGACCACCCACCGAGCGGGTCAACAAGATCCTGCGCATCGAAGAGGACGCGGGACTGCACCGCCCCGAGGGCTACCTGCAATTGCGTCAGCGCACCGAGGAGATTCGTCACGACCTGCTGCGGTTCCTGCTGCAGTGCCGCGCCGAGGGTAAGCGGGTCGTCGGCTACGGCGCTCCGGGCAAGGGCAACACCCTGCTCAACTACTGCGGGATCCGCACGGACCTGCTGGAGTACACCGTCGACCGAAACCCCTACAAGCACGGGCACTTCACGCCTGGCACCCGGATTCCGATTCACGACCCGGCGATGATCGCCAAGGACCGTCCGGACGTCGTGCTGGTGCTGCCGTGGAACCTGGAAACCGAGCTCACCGAGCAACTCAGCTATGTCACCGAGTGGGGCGGCCAGATCGTCTACCCTCTCCCGGACCTGCACCTGGCGACGAATGTGAAATCGCGCAGTGCAGCAGTAGGGTGA
- a CDS encoding flippase has product MKGDTVIEPPAHESAAAPEESAAAPDVPPSRIAHAFSVQLVCRVLGMLASVVSVSMTARYLGPGRYGQLMVAVAFIGMWTAATDLGINTVIVRRVTAGRGALERLVRVNSGLSLMYCVPLAVSAAVTGWLVYRDADVRVMLVVLSGQLLLLTVRTRFEPVFLSTVRFAAVAVSDVAGRIGTLAMVSWLVATQANIIWFAVAQLIPPLVQLAIQGTAAARHVSLRPVFSTRESIDLLRESLPLMGVALVGILYWRADGVILSLLNSHAEVGVYGLAYTIAFNTEALSIFFQKSTLSTATGLYSRDVGAYVAFLRRSVELMSFLAFPVAVVGTLLAGPLIKLFGDAEFVSRGAPTLALLLIAASLRFVTGTLGQGLFACHEQRFFFRLSVGALAANVVLNLVLDGRFGAVGAGVSLVCTELIGLTFASWRLGSHCGYRTPMTFLVRLLIPTSASAVVALLLSGENVVFALAAAAATYLAVNVVAGPVNWSTLTSLFQKKVTV; this is encoded by the coding sequence ATGAAGGGCGACACCGTGATCGAGCCGCCGGCGCACGAATCGGCGGCGGCACCAGAGGAGTCGGCAGCGGCACCCGACGTGCCGCCGTCGCGGATCGCGCACGCGTTCTCGGTGCAGCTCGTGTGCCGGGTGCTGGGCATGCTGGCCTCGGTGGTCTCGGTGTCGATGACCGCTCGCTATCTGGGGCCCGGCCGCTACGGGCAGTTGATGGTGGCGGTCGCGTTCATCGGGATGTGGACCGCGGCAACCGATCTCGGCATCAACACGGTGATCGTGCGCCGGGTCACCGCGGGCCGCGGCGCCCTGGAGCGTCTGGTTCGCGTCAATAGTGGCCTGTCCCTGATGTATTGCGTCCCGCTGGCGGTGTCTGCGGCAGTCACCGGGTGGTTGGTCTATCGCGACGCCGACGTCCGGGTGATGCTGGTGGTCTTGTCCGGCCAACTCCTGCTGCTCACGGTGCGGACGCGATTCGAGCCCGTCTTCTTGTCCACCGTGCGTTTCGCCGCGGTCGCCGTCTCCGACGTCGCGGGCCGGATCGGCACGCTGGCGATGGTCAGCTGGCTGGTGGCGACGCAGGCGAACATCATCTGGTTCGCGGTCGCACAGCTCATCCCGCCGTTGGTGCAGTTGGCGATTCAGGGCACGGCCGCCGCGCGGCACGTGTCGCTGCGGCCGGTGTTCTCCACGCGCGAGTCCATCGATCTGCTGCGCGAGAGCCTGCCGCTGATGGGTGTCGCCCTGGTCGGCATCCTGTACTGGCGCGCCGACGGGGTGATCCTGTCCCTGCTCAACAGCCATGCCGAGGTCGGCGTGTACGGGCTGGCATACACGATCGCGTTCAACACCGAGGCGCTGTCCATCTTCTTCCAAAAGTCCACTCTGTCGACGGCCACCGGGCTGTATTCGCGCGACGTCGGTGCTTACGTCGCATTCCTGCGCCGCAGCGTCGAATTGATGAGCTTCCTGGCCTTTCCGGTTGCCGTCGTCGGCACCTTGCTGGCCGGTCCGCTGATCAAGTTGTTCGGCGACGCGGAGTTCGTGAGCCGCGGGGCGCCGACCCTGGCGTTGTTGCTCATCGCCGCCTCGTTACGGTTCGTCACCGGGACTCTCGGCCAGGGCCTGTTCGCCTGCCACGAACAGCGGTTCTTCTTCCGGTTGTCGGTCGGCGCGCTGGCCGCCAACGTTGTCCTGAACCTGGTGCTGGACGGCCGATTCGGCGCGGTCGGCGCCGGTGTCTCGCTGGTGTGCACGGAACTGATCGGGCTGACCTTCGCCAGCTGGCGGCTGGGCAGCCACTGCGGTTACCGCACGCCGATGACCTTCCTGGTGCGGCTGTTGATTCCGACTTCGGCCAGCGCCGTTGTGGCTTTGCTGCTTTCGGGCGAGAACGTGGTGTTCGCGCTGGCCGCCGCGGCGGCCACCTATCTGGCCGTCAACGTCGTGGCCGGTCCCGTCAACTGGTCCACTCTGACCTCGCTCTTCCAGAAGAAGGTGACCGTATGA
- a CDS encoding glycosyltransferase, with amino-acid sequence MRTERPLSVLIVTYKSHELLEQCLASVAEYAPQLPVYVYENSGDDYPGREELAARHPDVHWVLGPVNLGFGAAFNALAEHTPEDTDFLLLNADTRLTGPLTRTLELFRQPGVAAVSPLIQDPGAPGPRLWDIATKHRTLTRSVVAAAGYSDRLRGTRFSHLYREQPTESESIDGYMAGICLAMNRDAWNEIGGFDEEFFLYGEETDWQERATAAGWRILLADELNAEHGNPAAGTTARESVFTHGAEVSTVERFRNRDLLRSNIALLLERQDSVHHGDVFLAATSLLDRVQRSKRGARKRAIEARRTDKPSIVITTNRLVYGGAERQKALLVKELDRRGYPVTVVCMQRFGPLLKEIPHSIRVIRQPWWAPMVDLPDGPSVLISGDTNTETGFATLWKAAGKAASGDRRWLVAPHVPPEADRPIYSRPLTAAMNRADGFIVLAQRHWDMLTPHHKIGGRHFVAPNGVAVSGEPTERVRAAGEPPHLVMLSRIVEHKNPHLLIEALSGLTDLPWRLSIFGDGPDREMLEARTPESLRGRIEWRGWSPGPGPALADADLLCVPSRSEAFPMVILEAMTRGIPVAASGICAVPEMLDFGKAGFVVEPVSVSAWRSQLAEILTDLDALPEIGWRGFERLQTHYTVEAMTDAYLEAIGAVM; translated from the coding sequence ATGAGAACCGAACGGCCCCTGTCGGTGCTGATCGTGACCTACAAGAGCCACGAACTCTTGGAGCAGTGCCTGGCCAGCGTCGCCGAATACGCGCCGCAACTGCCGGTCTACGTCTACGAGAACAGTGGCGACGACTACCCCGGACGCGAAGAGTTGGCCGCGCGCCATCCCGACGTGCACTGGGTGCTGGGTCCGGTGAATCTCGGCTTCGGGGCGGCCTTCAACGCGCTGGCCGAACACACACCCGAGGACACGGACTTCCTTCTGCTGAACGCTGATACGCGGCTGACCGGCCCGCTGACCCGGACCCTCGAGTTGTTCCGCCAACCCGGCGTCGCCGCCGTATCGCCGCTGATTCAAGACCCCGGTGCACCTGGCCCGCGGTTGTGGGACATCGCCACCAAGCACCGGACCCTGACCCGGTCCGTCGTGGCGGCCGCAGGCTATTCCGACCGGCTGCGCGGCACGCGGTTCTCTCACCTCTATCGCGAGCAGCCCACCGAATCGGAAAGTATCGACGGCTACATGGCCGGCATCTGCCTGGCGATGAACCGCGACGCCTGGAACGAGATCGGCGGCTTCGACGAGGAATTCTTCCTGTACGGCGAAGAGACCGACTGGCAGGAGCGGGCCACCGCCGCGGGCTGGCGCATTCTGCTGGCCGATGAGCTGAACGCCGAGCACGGCAACCCGGCGGCCGGCACCACCGCGCGTGAGTCCGTCTTCACCCACGGTGCCGAGGTCTCCACTGTGGAACGCTTCCGCAACCGGGACTTGTTGCGCTCCAACATCGCACTGCTGCTGGAACGCCAGGACAGTGTTCACCACGGGGACGTATTCCTGGCCGCCACCTCGTTGTTGGACCGGGTCCAGCGGTCCAAGCGGGGTGCCCGCAAACGGGCGATTGAGGCACGCCGGACAGATAAGCCCTCGATCGTCATCACCACCAACCGCCTGGTGTACGGCGGCGCGGAGCGGCAGAAGGCGTTGCTGGTAAAGGAATTGGATCGCCGCGGCTACCCGGTCACCGTCGTCTGCATGCAACGGTTCGGGCCGCTGCTCAAAGAGATCCCGCACAGCATCCGCGTGATACGTCAGCCCTGGTGGGCGCCGATGGTCGATCTTCCGGACGGTCCGTCGGTGTTGATCAGTGGCGACACCAACACCGAGACCGGGTTTGCGACGCTCTGGAAGGCCGCCGGGAAGGCCGCCTCGGGTGACCGTCGCTGGTTGGTGGCCCCGCACGTGCCGCCGGAAGCCGACCGGCCGATCTACTCACGCCCGTTGACCGCTGCGATGAATCGCGCGGACGGTTTCATCGTTCTCGCCCAACGCCATTGGGACATGCTCACGCCGCACCACAAGATCGGGGGGCGGCACTTCGTGGCGCCCAACGGCGTGGCCGTCTCCGGCGAGCCGACCGAGCGGGTCCGCGCCGCCGGTGAACCGCCGCACCTGGTGATGCTGTCCCGCATCGTCGAGCACAAGAATCCCCACCTGTTGATCGAGGCACTCAGCGGCCTGACCGACCTGCCCTGGCGGCTCTCGATTTTCGGCGACGGCCCGGACCGGGAGATGCTCGAAGCCCGCACGCCGGAATCGTTGCGGGGACGCATCGAATGGCGCGGGTGGTCGCCCGGGCCCGGACCGGCGCTGGCCGATGCCGACCTGCTCTGCGTGCCGAGCCGTTCCGAAGCATTCCCGATGGTGATTCTCGAAGCAATGACACGCGGGATCCCGGTGGCCGCGTCGGGCATCTGCGCGGTGCCGGAGATGCTGGACTTCGGTAAAGCCGGCTTCGTCGTCGAACCGGTGTCGGTATCGGCGTGGCGCAGCCAACTCGCCGAAATTCTCACCGACCTCGACGCCCTCCCGGAGATCGGATGGCGCGGATTCGAGCGGCTGCAAACCCATTACACCGTGGAGGCGATGACCGACGCCTACCTCGAGGCGATCGGCGCGGTGATGTGA